A genomic segment from Helicobacter sp. NHP19-012 encodes:
- a CDS encoding Eco57I restriction-modification methylase domain-containing protein codes for MGTKTGLKTDIDGGAYAFKGANTYTKLRAHYEAINKDCAHATSRDNICTPMACVECMLDYLPQELWHRKHLKILDPCVGNGNFAAYAQYKTSLDNIHCNELSKQRFLHCVRVLNPKHITNQNFFDINTPYTYDLIMANPPYSGGGNKNRSLSNRFIEHAIDLLKDQGFLCFVTPNNWMSYNNNNTTLKKLLNCGSFLVLDNDIKKYFKGIGSSFVVFVWQKGVFGKKTLVKNAFLQKDSQRVQIPKDLPLLPLYLSNEIVSLIQKCLEPTENNAFAYRCDLHNFTQKDKLSDTPDSTFQYETIHTPKKTRYATIKQDIYDKWIVVIPLSTYFLPYIKHHANTTQSVGYIAFESQAEAQNYMPFLKQPHIKLLIHLTRYGNFNNIKVLKHLNFTKKIDFTQAELEAIRTLCQHIKY; via the coding sequence ATGGGCACAAAGACGGGTTTAAAAACAGACATAGACGGGGGGGCTTACGCATTTAAGGGTGCAAACACTTACACCAAGTTAAGGGCGCATTATGAGGCGATCAACAAGGATTGTGCGCACGCAACCTCAAGGGACAACATTTGCACCCCTATGGCGTGTGTGGAGTGCATGCTAGACTATCTGCCCCAAGAGCTTTGGCATAGAAAACACCTTAAAATCCTCGATCCTTGCGTGGGCAATGGGAATTTTGCCGCCTATGCTCAGTATAAAACAAGTCTAGACAATATCCATTGCAACGAGCTTTCCAAACAAAGGTTCTTGCATTGTGTGCGTGTTCTAAACCCCAAACACATCACCAACCAAAACTTTTTTGACATCAACACCCCCTACACATACGACCTCATCATGGCAAATCCCCCCTACTCAGGTGGGGGCAACAAAAACCGCAGCCTCTCAAATCGATTCATAGAACACGCCATTGACCTATTAAAAGATCAAGGCTTCCTGTGTTTTGTTACACCCAATAATTGGATGAGCTACAACAATAACAACACCACGCTAAAGAAACTCCTTAACTGTGGGAGCTTTTTAGTGCTAGACAATGACATTAAAAAGTATTTTAAGGGCATCGGCTCGTCTTTTGTCGTGTTTGTGTGGCAAAAGGGGGTTTTTGGCAAAAAAACTTTGGTGAAAAACGCCTTCTTGCAAAAAGACAGCCAAAGGGTGCAAATCCCTAAAGACTTGCCCCTTTTGCCCCTCTACCTTTCAAATGAGATTGTCAGCCTGATCCAAAAATGCCTAGAGCCCACAGAAAACAACGCCTTCGCCTATAGGTGCGATCTGCATAATTTCACCCAAAAGGACAAATTGAGCGACACCCCCGATTCGACTTTTCAATACGAAACGATCCACACCCCTAAAAAGACCCGCTACGCCACTATCAAGCAAGACATTTACGACAAATGGATCGTTGTTATCCCCCTATCCACTTATTTTCTGCCCTACATCAAGCACCACGCCAACACCACGCAATCCGTGGGCTACATCGCCTTTGAGAGCCAAGCGGAGGCGCAAAACTACATGCCCTTTTTAAAACAGCCCCACATCAAGCTCTTGATCCACTTGACAAGGTATGGCAACTTCAACAACATCAAGGTGTTAAAGCACCTTAATTTCACCAAGAAAATAGACTTCACACAGGCGGAGCTTGAAGCCATCCGCACCCTTTGCCAACACATCAAATACTAG